The genome window GATAAAAAAGAATAGTTTCAGCACCTTCTCTATATACAGCTAAAAACACACTAAACCATAAGGTTTTTGCTGAATTATTTGATATAGCTTCAACCGCTTGAGTTTTTACATAATTTGCCCATTTTTTATTTTGCGCATTTGATAAAAGCCAAAAACCCACATAAAACAATAATGCAACAGCCACAAGCATAGTAATACCTTCTAAAAACTCTCTGCTTTGTCCTGCTTGCTCTTTAAAAATCCATGAAATAAAAAATGCCGTTACAAAACTTAAAAACACCCCGCTCCAAAGTGCTGAATATACTATATTCAAACGCTTTTTATTACCACTTTGAACTAGGTATGAAACTATAGCTACAATGATGATTAAAGCCTCCAAACCCTCTCTTAAAATAATGCCCAAAGCCCATATAAATAAAGACATAGGCGAGGATTCTTGAATTTTATCCAAAGAGCCTTCTACCAAGGCACTAAGCTCGTCAAAATTTTGTTTTAATTCTTCTTTAGAAGCGCTTGCTTTAATAAGTGCAACACCTTTTGAAAAATAACTTTCGATTTTTAATTTTAAAGCACTATCAATAGCTCCAATTTTACTTTCCATACCACTTGCTTCGAAAATATCCAAATACACATTTTGCAAAGCATCAATGCTATTTAAACTAAATCCCTCATAATTTTGCAAAATATCATTAAGCGCAATTTTCATATCATCATATACTTTAGTATAGTTCTTAGTACCCATAGCACTCTCATTAAAGCCTTTAACCTGAAGTAAAGCTAATTCTTCTTTAGGTAAAGCTAAAAACGCTTCATATAATAAATCTGATATATTTGAAATTTCATCTCTGATAGTTTTTTCATCTAAAGTATTAGCATTGATTTTTCTTATAATAGTTCTAAGTTTGGTTTGAATTTTTTTATCCATCCCCGCTTTAGTGTATCTTGCTACTAAAACTTCTACTTTTGAGTTTCTATAATCCTCAAACAATGCTGATTGGATTAGATCTTTAGCTTTTTGATAGTCTTTATTTACAAAAGCCAATGCTGCTTGATCAAGCTTTGAAATCATTGAATCCATTAAAAATTGCAATCTTACATCCAAAGCCGAAGCTTCTTGCAAGGCTAGCAATGTTTCATCTTTTTGAGCTTCTTGTTCTTGAGCAACCAAATTTTGAGTTGAGTTTTGCGGAGCTTGCTCTTTAATATCTTCTCCAAGTAAAGCTGCAAACATCGCTTCAGCTTGAGCTTGACGCTCTTTTTCTGCTTTTAAAGATAAACTTTCAGCTACTTTTTTATCATAATTTACATCACTAGCCTCAGCTTTAAGCTGAAAGCCTTTTTCTAAAATAGGAACTATTTCATCTAAATCAAAATACAAACTACTAACTAAAGCTTCTATTTTAGAAAATTCTTCTTTATCTTTATATAGCTTTCTTAAATTAACAAATTTACGCTCCATGACAATGGCTTTTCTGCCAACATTACGCCCAATAGATCCTTCCATTGTTTCAAAATGCTGAAAATAAGCATCTTCTGCTTTTTTCTTTGCTTCTAAATTTTTATTTTCTTTATATAAAATCATACTTTCATTTAAAATTTGCTTGATTGCTTGAGCTTCTTTTTGATAATCAATCTCTCTTGCATAAATAATAGAACAAAATAAAAAGATTATTAATAAACTTATTTTTCTGAACACTTATTTTCTCCAAAAATGATATTCATTTTTAAAATCATAGTCGCAAGTATAATACCAGCTTTCTTAAATTTAGATAAACATTATCATTATTTATTTCATAATAAATCAGATAAAAATACTATAAAATGCTACTTTTATATACAAAATACACTAAAAAATTCTTATTTTCAAGAATATTGTTTATTTTTTATTTATTTTAATCATAAAAATAAGTTTTTCTTTGCTAGTATGTGTCGTTTTTAAATTATAAAGGAGTTTTTGTGATAGTAATTACCCATGAAAAACCAAGTAAAGTCAAAAAAATATTAAAAAATTTAGGTTTTTGGGTAATCATAGGAATAATAGCTGGCATTAGCCTTGGTTTGTTAGATAAAGAACTTGCATTAGCTAGTAAAATCGGGGTAGATTATTTTATACAAGCTTTAAAATTTTTAATAGGGCCTATTATATTTTTAACTATTGTTTTAGGAGTTGTTAGTCTTGAGAGTTTAAAGCAAGTTGGAAGTATAGGCGCTAAAGCTTTACTTTACTTTGAAGTAGTAAGCACCTTTGCTTTAGCTATAGGAATTTTTATGGCAAATATCATGGGACCTGGAAAAGGAATGAACCTTGATCCAAGTACCTTAGATAAAGATAGCGTAGCTCAATTTGTTAATAAAAACATAGAAATAAGTGCGCAAAATGAGATTTTACATATTTTAAAAGATGCTATACCTACTGATATTATCACTGCTTTTAGCGAAGGAAAGACATTACAAATCTTAGTTATAGCCCTAGCTTGTGCTTTTATTGTTTCACTTATGAGGGTTGATGAGAGAAAAGCTATACAAAAAACCTTAGAAATAATGCAAAGCTTTGTTTTTAAAATTCTAGAAATTATTATGTATTTTTCTCCTATTGCTGCTTTTTCTGCGATGGCATTTTTAGTAGCAAAATATGGGCTTGATTCTTTATTAAATTTAGGATATTTGCTTATTGTTATGCTATTTGCTTCTTTGCTTTTTATCTTTGGAGTTTTAGGACTTATTTGTTTTATTGCTAAAGTTAATATTTTTAAATTTATGCGTTTTATTTCAAGAGAAGTTTTGATAGTTTTTGCTACAAGCTCTAGCGAATCAGCATTAGCTCCACTTATGAGAAAACTTGAAAAAGCAGGAATTTCAAAGGCCACTGTGGGTTTAGTATTGCCGACTGGGTATAGTTTTAATCTTGATTGTACTAATATTTATTTAGCTATGAGTTTGATTTTTCTTGCACAAGCTTTTAATGTGGAACTTTCTTTGATGCATGAAATTAGCATTTTAATCGTACTAATGATAGCCTCAAAAGGTGCTGTTGGTGTAACTGGTTCAGGTTTTATCATACTAGGAAGTACGCTGGCGGCTTTATCTAATATGCATATAGCAGAAGCTAATAATGGCTTAGGGGCAAGCTTGGGAGAGGTTTTACCTGTGGCTGCTATTTCTATACTTTTGGGCGTGGATAAATTTATGTCTGAAATTCGTGCAGTAGGAAATTTATGTGGTAACAGCGTAGCAGCTTTAATCGTAGCTATTTGGGATAAACAAATAGACTGGGAAAAATTCCGCTACGCTCTTGATAATCCTAAAGAATTTACAAATGCAGGTTTTGATTAAAAAACCTCTTTTTGAATTTTTTCTACATATTTTTCTCTTAGCTTTTGGGTATAAAAGCCTACTTTACCGTCATTAATTACCTTACTATCTGCTTTTATAACACCCAAAATCAAAAAAGTAGCTGCGGAAATAAATACCTCATCAGCTTCATACACTTCTTTCATACTAAAAGCTCTTTGATCTACTTTAAGATCAAGTTCTTTTGCAAATTTTAATATATTTTTACGGCGAATTCCTGGTAAGATTTCGTTAGAAAACGGCTTGGTAATTAAAGTTTTATCTTTAATAATAAAAGCTGAACTACTAGAAGCTTCTGTTACTAAAGCATTTTCTACCATAAAAGCTTCAAAAACCTTAGCTTTAATAGCTTCTTCTTTTGCAAGACATTGAGCTAGTAAAGAAATAGATTTTATATCCCTTCTTTTCCATCTTAAATCAGCAGTTGAAATAACGCTTACCCCGTTTTTAGCATGCTCATGCTCAATCACTTTACATTCAAAAGCAAAAGCCATAATAGTAGGTTTTAACTCCTTTAAAAGAGCAAAATTTCTACTAGCAACCCCTCTAGTAACTTGCATATAAAGTCCGCCTTCTTTAAGAGAGTTTTTAATGATTAATTGTTCTAAAATATTTTCAAATTCTTCTTTTGCATAAGGAATTTCTAATTCAATTTGAGCCAAACTACGCTCAAAACGCTCCCAAAATTCTTCCTTATCGGCTATTTTTGCGTTTACCACAGGAACTACTTCATAAATTCCATCTCCAAAGATAAAACCTCTATCAAAAACACTCACTTTAGCTTCACTAGCTTTTACAAACTCATCATTTAAAAATA of Campylobacter lari contains these proteins:
- a CDS encoding FTR1 family iron permease encodes the protein MFRKISLLIIFLFCSIIYAREIDYQKEAQAIKQILNESMILYKENKNLEAKKKAEDAYFQHFETMEGSIGRNVGRKAIVMERKFVNLRKLYKDKEEFSKIEALVSSLYFDLDEIVPILEKGFQLKAEASDVNYDKKVAESLSLKAEKERQAQAEAMFAALLGEDIKEQAPQNSTQNLVAQEQEAQKDETLLALQEASALDVRLQFLMDSMISKLDQAALAFVNKDYQKAKDLIQSALFEDYRNSKVEVLVARYTKAGMDKKIQTKLRTIIRKINANTLDEKTIRDEISNISDLLYEAFLALPKEELALLQVKGFNESAMGTKNYTKVYDDMKIALNDILQNYEGFSLNSIDALQNVYLDIFEASGMESKIGAIDSALKLKIESYFSKGVALIKASASKEELKQNFDELSALVEGSLDKIQESSPMSLFIWALGIILREGLEALIIIVAIVSYLVQSGNKKRLNIVYSALWSGVFLSFVTAFFISWIFKEQAGQSREFLEGITMLVAVALLFYVGFWLLSNAQNKKWANYVKTQAVEAISNNSAKTLWFSVFLAVYREGAETILFYQALLFDAKTSTDYSFIFIGLASGLIILIILYYLLKAGALKIPVKQFFYITSYIIFYMVFVFTGKGIGELIEAKVITPSLLPFDFEGILWLGIYPYYESIIPQFMVLILLIMGIFITKQISNKREKI
- a CDS encoding cation:dicarboxylate symporter family transporter is translated as MIVITHEKPSKVKKILKNLGFWVIIGIIAGISLGLLDKELALASKIGVDYFIQALKFLIGPIIFLTIVLGVVSLESLKQVGSIGAKALLYFEVVSTFALAIGIFMANIMGPGKGMNLDPSTLDKDSVAQFVNKNIEISAQNEILHILKDAIPTDIITAFSEGKTLQILVIALACAFIVSLMRVDERKAIQKTLEIMQSFVFKILEIIMYFSPIAAFSAMAFLVAKYGLDSLLNLGYLLIVMLFASLLFIFGVLGLICFIAKVNIFKFMRFISREVLIVFATSSSESALAPLMRKLEKAGISKATVGLVLPTGYSFNLDCTNIYLAMSLIFLAQAFNVELSLMHEISILIVLMIASKGAVGVTGSGFIILGSTLAALSNMHIAEANNGLGASLGEVLPVAAISILLGVDKFMSEIRAVGNLCGNSVAALIVAIWDKQIDWEKFRYALDNPKEFTNAGFD
- a CDS encoding aminotransferase class IV, coding for MQEMEIVFLNDEFVKASEAKVSVFDRGFIFGDGIYEVVPVVNAKIADKEEFWERFERSLAQIELEIPYAKEEFENILEQLIIKNSLKEGGLYMQVTRGVASRNFALLKELKPTIMAFAFECKVIEHEHAKNGVSVISTADLRWKRRDIKSISLLAQCLAKEEAIKAKVFEAFMVENALVTEASSSSAFIIKDKTLITKPFSNEILPGIRRKNILKFAKELDLKVDQRAFSMKEVYEADEVFISAATFLILGVIKADSKVINDGKVGFYTQKLREKYVEKIQKEVF